Below is a genomic region from Ahaetulla prasina isolate Xishuangbanna chromosome 16, ASM2864084v1, whole genome shotgun sequence.
TAGCTGGGGTATTTTCTTGCTTACAATTTCACATTAGAGGCAGCTATTGTGTGCATGAAGCAAGGCTTTTCTTTCGGTTACAGCTAATGCTTCCCaccttcttcataacacaattttcTTCCTGAATTAGGAACATTGAGGAAATCCTTGCAGCCAAAGGAGAGAAAGTGAGGCGAGTGGCAGGCGAAGACGCTCTCGAGCTCTTAGTTGAAGACCCCCAATTGCTGGAACGGCTgagcaaaggaggaggagaagaagatccAGAGTGATCAGAACAGGCATCTTCAATCaacccaggggggaaaaaaacttcccTAAACTAGCCCTTTATTTGAAGGGACACTTTGGAGTGATCCTTCAGTTGAGTTTTTTCCAATCTTGTGGATTGCAGGATTGTCGTTTcttgggaaatgtttttttttttcagtggcacAGGAGGAAGTCTAGCCATTGAATGTGATTGTATATTCTTCTTCTGGCAGAGAAGATGTGAGTGAGGCCTTGTATGTGCACAGAGCTGCACTACACACATGTTTACACATGCTTTCAAGCGAGGAAGGAGTTGCCTGTTCCACTATGGAGCAAGAGTCCTATGTGAGGCCATCCAGGCTGGAGATCCCATTCTCAGCTGGGTTGATTGTGGAGCTCAGTCTCACTAGGCCTGCATACTAGGGAGAAACAAACACAACTAAACCAAACCCATCAATCCATGCAGTTAACATGGTTCTACTGCGCCCTCATTGTGGCTTGGCTTAGTGTTTGATTTCTTGTCTTTTTGTTCCAGAAGGtgggaaaagaaacaatgatttgaATTActtggattttgacagactttGGATTATCATTCTTATGGCAAATAGCAACTCACTAGCGGCATCGGCTGTCCTGGGAAGTGGGAGAGGCCTCGTGGGGGTCTGGACGTCCATCTATCAGTGATTCGGGAATGATGGATTGTCACCCAGGCAGCGGTTAGATGAGATCATCTCTAAGACCCCTTCTGATCTAGGATTCCACAGCCTTAAGGACTGAGAATGTCTTCAGATAACTCACAACTAGGAAGatctcctaaagcaggggtctccttggcaactttaagcctggaggcaactttaagccagaattctgggagttgaagtccattaggcagaaagtcgccaaggttggagacccctgccctaaagtgttgactattcctgacaacttggtgtcatctccaaatctgatgagttccccttctcatCTTTAATTGCTTATGAAGATGCTGAAGAATAGTGGGCCTGAGACAGaatcttggggtaccccactgcatgcttTGCTGATTCTGAAGCTTACTGGGAACATTCCTCAGGAAGTGACAACATAGATACCAAAGATGCCTGAACTTGTGTGTTACCTGGAGGGATAAGTGGAGAATTTTTCAGGGGACTTCCAAGTTTTGATGCAGCCGAGCTCCAACTTCTTTTGATTTGTGAGCAACACAGgcaggtaaaggttctcctgcacatgcatgctagtcattcccgactctagggggcggtgctcatctccatttcaaagctgaagagccagctctgtccgaagacgtctcagtggtcatgtggccggcatgactcaacgccaaaggccaaaggcacacggaacgctgtgaccttcccaccaaaggtggtccctattttttctacttgcattgtttacaggctttcgaactgctaggttggcagaagctgggacaagtcacggaagctcaccccgttatgcagcactagggattcgaaccgctgaactgccaacctttcgatcgacaagctcagtgtcttagccactgagccaccgcatccattGAAATGGGCAGAGGGAGGATTAAATAACTGGGTTATTTTGCTGAGGAGACCTAGATTTATATCctttatggtttttctcctgtttgGATTCTTTGATGTCTACGGAGGTTTCCCGCCCACAGTAAAACTTTCCACACTCctggcatttatatggtttttttttctcctgtgtgaattaTGAAATGACCGAAACGCTTTCCACGCTCCAAACATTTATGTGATTTTCCTCTCCTCTCAGGCAGCGCTTCCTCCGATGGGCATGTCCGCTGTCCTGAAGGgacgaaggaggaagaggagcagcgGAGTTTCTCCCCTTCCCCTGAGGGGAGTCCCAGGCCCGCCCCCCTGGGGAGGAAGGTTGAAGCCTCCGCCTCTCCCAGCCCCTTTCAGGGGTCTCTCTGAATTCTTTGATGTCCATGGAGGGTCACGAGACACCCCCAGCTTCCCCCAGTGCCCCTCACCCTTCCATTCCTTGAGCTCCCCGCTCCATcccgcccagtggtgggttgcttcccgttcaggcgaaccggtggcGGTGGCAGAAGTGCCATGCACGAGTGCTCGCAaacgaactggtagcaacgggttttgaaacccgcctcgATCCTGACCCACCCAAATTCCCTTCTGAGGGGGAGGCCCTCAACAGCCCAGCCTCTACAttgcttcccccaccccttttattttcttttggccaAGCTCCTCCTGGTCCTGTGCAGGGATTGGCCTGTGGAGCGCATTTGCATGAGGGAGCCTTCAGTGCCATCCCATTGGTTGGCCTGCTGTGTGATCCCGCCCCGCACTGGCTACTGCAGCATCGCATCTGGGGTTTGCTcctgcctgggctcctccccCTGCTTTGGCTCCTCCCCTTTGCCAAAAGTGAACCATTCTGAGACACGGGGAGGTTTTATGCCTTCCCCTCCTCTGGTCCCCCCCACCAGCCCTGCCGTTGCTTTGATTCCCCaccccttttattttcttttggccaAGCTCCTCCTGGTCCTGTGCAGGGATTGGCCTGTGGAGCGCATTTGCATGAGGGAGCCTTCAGTGCCATCCCATTGGTTGGCCTGCTGTGTGATCCCGCCCCGCACTGGCTACTGCAGCATCGCATCTGGGGTTTGCTcctgcctgggctcctccccCTGCTTTGGCTCCTCCCCTTTGCCAAAAGTGAACCATTCTGAGACACGGGGAGGTTTTATGCCTTCCCCTCCTCTGGTCCCCCCCCCACCAGCCCTGCCGTTGCTTTGATTCCCCCCCCAACTCTCATCTGGTTCCGCCTCTGGTCGCCCTCCCAGCTGTCCCTGGGGGAGGGATGGGAAATGAAGGGTTTTGTATTGTTGCATGAGAAACTTAGATTCCCTCTCCAGCGACAGTGGCTGACAGGGTAGCCACATCTGCCACCGAAGAGAGAACTGTGGCCAGCCCCACAGCAGCAGCAACTACTGTGGCCCTAGTACCAGAGGTGGCAGCTCAACCCCCACCCCCTGCAGGATAGCAATGGTGAGGAGGGCTCATTAGACACACTGGGGGGGCATAAATTTAACAGGGTTCTTCTTGGCCCAGGCTGGGAGCCACATGTAGGATTATGGTCTGGAAAGAACCACGGAAGCTTCCACAGTGAGATGTGTCAGCGTAGCCCTAGAAGGGGCCACTTCACAGTGGAGAAACACTCTCCACAATGATGATACCCTGGAGCTGAGAAACCTCAACCCCTTCATGGTGTGCTCCGCAATTGGTTCAaggacaccccccaccccaccggcCAACCATGAAGCTGGAGATCGCATCAAGACCATCAGCCAGGGATGGAGAGGAGTGGCCGAGTACATCCGGGAGTTTTGTGACCTGCCTTGCAGGTTCACTGCCTGGCCACAAGACATCCTGGTTGGCTGCTTCCAAGATGGGCTGAATGATGTCAGGGTCAAGAATTTTAGTAAACTATCTTAAATTGACCCTTTGCAACAGGGAAAATAGGTTTTTAGACATTTTTATtacttaacaaacaaacaaaaatcatggACATAAGAGACTGACATTATAGTGACTTGCAAAACACTGTTTATGTATGAAATGTAAATTCTATGAATTACTAGACGAAAAAGTCAAGCGTCTGGAAGCAACTCTATCTTGAAACTCAATGAACAAAGCAGGAATCCTCAACCTAAACAAAAAGACTACACCAAAATTAACTACAGAGCAAATAGTTTCTTTTAAAGAATCAAAATACATgaccaaaaaaaagaagaaaacagaagaaatCCAAACTGAACGTAAAGAGGAAGACCAACAGAAACATATCACTTTTACAAGAAAATATGCAAACTCCTATAAAAGAGCATTcattaatagtttttaaaaaagagtcacAATCCAGCATTGTGTTATGGCCGGTCAGCGGACCTGGCGGCAGACTaggatgatgaggaggttggggaggaatttggGCCACTCCTGaactctggggaaggctctgatggatgctctgcatcggaAGCAGAGATAGAACCAGGGCCGTCTGATatttcccagctgccttcggagttagTGGGTTAGTGGGTAAGAACAGCTGGGGACTGTGCCTATGTGCAGAGCCGTTAGGACAGAGCAactgaggacaaggagtcgactcgaaAAGAAAGGCACACATGGACGCTGAATGGcagctccctggctggggaataaagagaaggaaaggggaggggtggtcgtaggagacaaccaTTTGGATTTCTTTCGGAAGATTTGCTTATCTTGGTTCGTGCCTCAGAGACtatttgccagaacttaatttacaGCTTTACAGTtcccaaggaactgataaggtctagtTAACCCTttgaaggattattgcctggacttttcggtgtgtgaatgccattaattcacaggagCGAAATAAAGAGGAGGGTTTTGGGACAAGGAGTTGGTTTCttggttctgctaaggctgggtcagaacacattgGGGGGGAAAGGCAAATGTTGGTGATAGGAGATTCAGTTCTTTGGGGAACAGAAACTATAGTCTGCACACAGAACAGTCAATCTTAGAAAGTATGTTGTCCCtctggagcaaaaatcaaagatgtaacTGAGAAATGTACTAAAAGAACCCCACGGATTACTCGTCTTTTCTTCCCCTAGAGATTTTAGAAACGAACCACTGGCTTAAAAATTGCTGTTGTCAAGAGAAATTTGGCTTCCTAGCCCAGATACAAAGTAGGAGATAAACCCAACACCCATAAAGGACTCAAATGCCTATCTACAAACGCTCCATAGACAGGGTGAAGTTGAAATACTAATACAAGAAAGTACATATCATATAGTTGCTATTACTGAATTgtggtgggatgaaactcatgactgAGTTGGATGGattgatttgtaactggctgacaaactgcactCAACGGCTGGTCCTTAATGGTaaaacatctacatggagggagggaaggaagcaggGGGGTACCagaaggttccgtcttaggcccagtaaccttcaatatcttcatgacttaaatgagggaataggaggactcatcaaatttgcagataatactAAGCGGGCAGCCCATGTGAGTCGATTCCCTCTATAAGCAGCAGGCGGAAGCAGAGGTGGGGATGAAGGCAGGTGATCCGGAGGCACTTGAGAATTGGTGGAGGTTCAACTTCCTGCGGCAACACCTGCAGAGGTCCGCAGGAAAAGCAGGAGAGCCTGATGCGCTGTTCAACCTGCAGGCAAGTTGAGATATGTGAAGATGAGCCTCCCAAGGCCAACCACCAACTCTGGCCCAACTAATGGCTTTCTCACGGTCTATGCAGTGCATCTGGACAGCGCCTCTCCCTGCTCTCAGCGTCTattctcagatttatttatttatttattaatcacatttatataccgccctatctcccaggggacacagggcggttcacaggcaagtaaaaaacatataaatacagactaaaataacagttaaaaaacttattctacaaggccgaattattaaaaagcaatataaataataaaacccatttaaaaccaatataaatttaaaatctaatccagtcctgcgcagatgaataaatgtgttttaagctcgcgacggaaggttcggaggtctggaagttgacgaagtcctggggggagttcgttccagagggtgggagcccccacagagaaggcccttccccgggtgtcgccagacgacactgcctagctgacggcaccctgaggagtccctctctgtgagagcacacgggtcggtgagaggtattcggtagcagtaggcggtcccgtaagtaacccggccctatgccatggagcgctttaaaggtggttaccaaaaccttgaagcgcacccggaaggccacaggtagccagtgcagtctgcgcaggataggtgtcacacgggagccacgaggggctccctctatcacccgcgcagccgcattctgaactaactgaagcctccggatgcccttcaaggggagccccatgtagagagcattgcagtaatccagtaaTCCGAGAAACTCTTTcaacatttatatggtttctttcCTGAATGGATCCTTTGATGTACATAAAGGCTGCTCCtctgactgaagctctttccacagtccaggcatttatacggtttttctcccgtgtggatcctttgatgtacaTAAAGGTTGCTGCTccaactgaagctctttccacactccaggcatttatgaggcttttctcctgtgtggatcctaagATGGCTCTGAAGATGGTAGTTTCTTTTGAAGGATTTTCCACATTCCGGGCACTGATATTCCTTTCCATCCTCCTGGATTCTTTGAGGATTCCAGGGTCTTCCAAAGGACCCGCCACCTTCCAGCCATTTATTTGGCTTCTCTCCcaagtggatcctttgatgtttaTAGAGGGTGCTCCTATGACGAaagttctttccacactccaggcatttatgagGTTTTTCTCCTGAGTGAATCCTTTGATGTTGATTAAGCTCTCCTTTCTGACTGAAGTtctttccacactcaaagcatttATGTGGGTTTCCAACTGAGTGGCTTTTTAGATGGTTTTCAAAATATCCATTTATTTTGAAGCATTTTTCACATTCTGGACATTGATATTTATTCTCTCTTGAGTGGATCCTTCGATGATTCTGAAGATCTATATTTCTTTTGAAGGTTTTCTCACATTCTGCGCACTGatattcttttcctccctccacgCATTTCTTCAGTTTCTCTTCCCAATGGACCGTTTGATGTCTATAAAGATTTCCAGaatgactgaagctctttccacactccaggcatttatgtggtttttctcctgagtggatccttaGATGGCTTTGAAGATGCTGATTTCTTTTGAAGCATTTTTCACATTCTGAGCATTtatacggtttttctcctgtatggATTCTTTGATGTACATAAAGGTTGCTGCTccaactgaagctctttccacactccaggcatttatgagGCTttcctcctgtgtggatcctaagATGGCTCTGAAGATGGTGATTGCTCTTGAAGGATTTTCCACATTCCGGGCACTGatgttcctttcctccctcctgcaTTCTTTGCGGCCTCCCAGGTCTTCCGAAGGAGCCTCCGCCTTCCAGGACCGTCTCAGGGTCATTTCCTCCTCCCCGCATCGCCCTCCAGGCAGCCGCCTTTCCCGGGCTCCCCCTGGGCTCATCCCTCCGGCAGCCCCGGAGCCCCCCGGCCTTTCCCCGCCGTCTCCCGGGGAAGCCGCGCCGGGATCGGGCAGGGCTGCTCTGCGGGgcccgctctcctcctcctcctcttgggcggcgcttccttccttcccccgccgggctcctccgtcctcctgcaggggagagaaagaggcggGTCACGGCTGCGTCCCCTTCCCCGCAGGGGAGGCCCAGGCCGAAGCCTCCGCATTTTGCGGACCAGAAAGAGACCTTTTCCGATTGCGACTCCCAGCATTCCCTGCGCCAAACCTGCATCATCCGGGCTTTTCTTTCGCCGATTCAGGAGCTTCCCTCGTTGCCCGTTTTATTTCCGGAAGTGGAGGcttcatgccctttcttctctagaGGTTCCGCCTCTTCCTGTGGAGGAACCAGTCAAGGAGTCCTCCTGCCAATCGCCGCCCTCCCCAGAGCAACCAATCGGCGTCCGCCTTCCCCCAACGAGCCAGAGGGCGCCTGCGCGGAGCTGAGGCGGGGGCTCCCCTTGAATTTGGGGGTCCGCTGTtctcccgcccccccccgccccagattCAGGCAGGCGGAGGTCGGAGGCCTCTGTGGGGCTGcggccctccccctccctcccccatccagGGTCCTTCCCTCGGCAAGgcagggggggggttggggggcccCCAGGGAGGCGAGGCTGAAGGGGCTCCGCTTCCTCCTGGGGGGCTCCGGCCAGGCTCCTCCGAGGCCTCCAGGCTCCTCCCTGCAGCTCCTGACCCCCCCAAAGCCCCCTTTGCCCATCTGCAGGGGGGGAATCCCCTCCAGGACCCCCCCGAATATGTGGCCCCCTGAGGCCTCTGCTGACCCCCTGAGGCCGAAGCCTCCCGGAAGGCGAAGCTTTCCCTCCGTGGCCCCTCGGGAGGTTGGGGCCCTGGCAGCCCCCCCCGCTCTGCCCCCTCCCCTGAAGAGCTGGAGGACCCCCACCGCCTTGCGCCCCAAAGGCTGGAGGGGTTCCTGGTCCTGCGGCTCTCTTGCACTGCAGCTTCTCCTCGGCTGGGAGGGGATCCTGAGCCAGCAACTCCATAAGTTTCTCAACTTTTATGTCCCGGCCATCTCCGCAAaagagcaacttttaagatttgacaTCATTTGCCTGTTTTTGTTTTCGCAGTAAATACCTGAGGTGATCTGATGCTGGAACCCAGTGAGGTCCTCAGGGTGTTTTTAgactacacattcaacctcactttggaaatttggaaaaacacacccagagtccactttctgccacacatttaactataacttccttatatttagaacattacaaacaccttcagatgttcttccttaACTTGCAcgtgactgttagagccaggagagaacatggattgagtaaaatgtggtgaaactcaacgctcttgcttagcaaccaaaattttgggctcaatactggtcatacatcaaggactatctctgcctccctctgcatggcagccttgtcctagtaaactccttctcctttctggcaattttcctctctgttagaggcaccaaaataatctagACgaagtaaggtttcctgctggagcagggggttggattagatggcctctatggtcccttccagccctagattgctgtcctgtttcaaagcatcttctgaagccaagtctagtgccagggtttgtggtccttcctccctcttctttctctctctctcccttcctttctctttcctctgtctttatctctttctcgtctctcccttcctcttcctctttttctttcattctcctctctccctccctccctctttccttctttctttgtctctttgtctttctgtttctttctttctttgttgtctctcccttctctccttttttttcatttcttttctttctccctttccttctttcttctctcctttctttctcttttctcattctttcctctctttccttctccctcgtctcttcttttctttttcttctctccctttatttttctttcattgttttctttctttcttctctcctttctattttcttgtctctccttttctttttctttcattctttgttttctctctctctctctctctctctctctcctttctttcttttctttctttctttgttgtctctccttctctccttttttcatttcttttctttctccctttccttctttcttctctcctttctttctcttttctcattctttcctctctttccttctccctcgtctcttcttttctttttcttctctccctttatttttcctttcattgttttctttctttcttctctcctttctattttcttgtctctcctttctttcttttctttcattctttcttttctgtcctttctctcttcttgtttctccctttatttttctttcattctttgttttctctctctcctttctttctttctttcttctctcctttctttcttttctttctctttcctctgtctttatctctttctcgtctctccttcctcttcctcttttctttcattctcctctctcctccctcctctttccttctttcttgtctctttgtctttctgtttctttctttctttgttgtctctccttctctccttttttcatttcttttctttctcctttccttctttcttctctcctttctttctcttttctttctcccttt
It encodes:
- the LOC131186298 gene encoding zinc finger protein 226-like — its product is MMQVWRRECWESQSEKVSFWSAKCGGFGLGLPCGEGDAAVTRLFLSPAGGRRSPAGEGRKRRPRGGGGERAPQSSPARSRRGFPGRRRGKAGGLRGCRRDEPRGSPGKAAAWRAMRGGGNDPETVLEGGGSFGRPGRPQRMQEGGKEHQCPECGKSFKSNHHLQSHLRIHTGGKPHKCLECGKSFSWSSNLYVHQRIHTGEKPYKCSECEKCFKRNQHLQSHLRIHSGEKPHKCLECGKSFSHSGNLYRHQTVHWEEKLKKCVEGGKEYQCAECEKTFKRNIDLQNHRRIHSRENKYQCPECEKCFKINGYFENHLKSHSVGNPHKCFECGKNFSQKGELNQHQRIHSGEKPHKCLECGKNFRHRSTLYKHQRIHLGEKPNKWLEGGGSFGRPWNPQRIQEDGKEYQCPECGKSFKRNYHLQSHLRIHTGEKPHKCLECGKSFSWSSNLYVHQRIHTGEKPYKCLDCGKSFSQRSSLYVHQRIHSGKKPYKC